GCTCACAAGACAAGGCAGGTTCCTGGCTAATGAGGCCTTTGTGCGCTTTCTTTCGGCCTAGACCCTAGTCGGCCGCAAGGCTCTGGCTGGCGGCGGCAACGCCCGCCCCGGACGCTACCTCGTACCCGAACTGCGGCAACAGGGCCTCCAGCGATGACAGCAGAATGAGCACATTGCTGGATGTGGACGACTCGCCCATAAGCCCAATGCGCCACATCTTGCCCGCGAACTGGCCCAACCCGCCGCCGATCTCGATGTTGTGCTCGGTGAGCAGGCGTCGGCGCAGGCCGGCGTCATCGACGCCTTCCGGCACATGGACGCTGGTGAGCTGGTACGTGCAGTAGTCCTCAGGCACCAGCAGCCCAAGGCCGAGGGCCGTCAACCCGGCACGAAGGGCGCGGCCGTTGCGGCGGTGGCGGGCAATTCGGTTGCCCAGGCCTTCCTGCAACACCAATCGCAGCGCCTCTCGAAGCGCGTAGATCATACTCATGGGCGCCGTGTGATGGTAGATGCGGGTCCCCCCGGCCCAGTACTGAAGCAGCAAACCCAAGTCCAGGTACCAGCTGCGGGCCTTTTCCGTGCGGCTGCGGATGGCGTCGAGGCCCCTGGCGCTGACAGCCACAGGAGACATTCCGGGGGGCGCACCCAGGCACTTCTGCGTCGCGCTGTAGGCAAAGTCGATGTCAATGTCGTCAAAGTCCACATGAGAGCCGCCGAGGGAGGTTACGGCGTCGACGAGGAAGAGGGCATCGTGCTCGTGTGCTAGCTGGGCGAGCTTGTCGAGCGGCTGAAGCACGCCCGTCGAGGTTTCGGCATGGACGGCTGCGAGCAGCTTTACCTTGGGCTGCTGCTTGAGGACAGCCTTTACGGTGTCGGGGTCGGCAGTCTTGCCCCACTCGACAGGCACGGGCACGACCGTTGCTCCCTGCCGGGAAGCAATCTCTTCAAGACGAAGACCAAAGAAGCCGTTCTCGACGACAACCGCAACGTCGCCGGGCTCAAGCAGGTTGGCGAGGGCAGCCTCCATGCCGGCGGATCCGGTGCCGGAGACAGGTAAGGTGAACGCCTCCTCCGTGCCGAAGACCTCGCGCAGCATCTGCGCTACGCCGTCCATGATCTTGATGAACTCCGGGTCCAGGTAGCCCAGGATAGGCGCGGACATTGCGCGAAGCACACGCGGGTCGACGTCACTGGGGCCGGGCCCCAAGAGGGTACGGCGCGGCGGATTGAGTTCCTCAACGGGGCCGGAAGGCATGGCACACCTCTATGCAGGTAGTCTTGGGAAATGCGTCACAAGTGCACAAAGATTAGCAACCGCACTCTCGGGCGTCAATGCAATTTACTCTTGGCGGCACAAACTGGGGTCCTGTTGCATTTTACGGGGGAGCGCTACACGGCCCGTGCGCCGCTCTCTCTTTGCATCCGGCCATTGGCCTGTTTTTCCGCGCCTCGACGTAGCCGCGCGTTCCGTGCGCGGAATTGTTTTCGGCTATCAATTCGTAGCTGTTAAGGGTGTCTACAGCTACGAATATGCACGCTCTATCCGGGAAACAATTCGTATCTGTAGCGGGCGGAAACGTGCGCCGGTTGGGGACTGTGCCGGCGACCCGGTGCGAGCGCACCCAGTGCGCCCTGCTTTCGCCGTTCATGGCAAGAGGGTAGCGGGGGGAGATGACCAGGCGCAAGGGTGCGGTGTCATAGTGTGGTT
The Chloroflexota bacterium DNA segment above includes these coding regions:
- a CDS encoding alanine--glyoxylate aminotransferase family protein, which translates into the protein MPSGPVEELNPPRRTLLGPGPSDVDPRVLRAMSAPILGYLDPEFIKIMDGVAQMLREVFGTEEAFTLPVSGTGSAGMEAALANLLEPGDVAVVVENGFFGLRLEEIASRQGATVVPVPVEWGKTADPDTVKAVLKQQPKVKLLAAVHAETSTGVLQPLDKLAQLAHEHDALFLVDAVTSLGGSHVDFDDIDIDFAYSATQKCLGAPPGMSPVAVSARGLDAIRSRTEKARSWYLDLGLLLQYWAGGTRIYHHTAPMSMIYALREALRLVLQEGLGNRIARHRRNGRALRAGLTALGLGLLVPEDYCTYQLTSVHVPEGVDDAGLRRRLLTEHNIEIGGGLGQFAGKMWRIGLMGESSTSSNVLILLSSLEALLPQFGYEVASGAGVAAASQSLAAD